CAGAGGTGTGCGTCCAGGAGCATATGCTATCATTCAACTCACCACCACCAGATGTGCTGAATTAATTATCTCCTTAGGGTTATGGTATGGGACATCTTATCTGAAGGCTCGGGAAATGGAGCGTGATATTGTACCAAAGCCAAGAACTTTTCTGCATagcatggaaaatataaaactgCATCTTGGTTGTCAgatctcaaatgaaaattttgtaattttatggaATGCGGTGAATGTTTCAGTGAATTTTGGGATTGGATTAcgaaaattacaattttttctttcccatAATTATGTGGAATATTGACTCGATCTTTACTACGAGAATATTTGACAGATTGAATTACATCGTCCACGTAGTCAAGATATTTTGCCCCAACTTGCTCACGTGGCAAGTCGTGAGTGGTAAGAGTTGTAGACCCACCACTTATATTTCACCCCTTATGACTTTCCACGTGAATAAGATATAgcaaaaattatgacaaaagtTGGGAccctaatatttttcttaacaCTCTTCTAAGTCCCCTGAATCAATGTTCGGCACTTTGAGCTACAAAGCCTAAAATTAGGGCTGTCCACAGGTtaggtttgtgcccaacccggacTCGGCTCGAATGAGGCAAGTGGGCGAAAATTTGACCCAAAACGGACTCGAAGATCTGGTCAGATTTTTCGGTTCAGGTCTTGTTGGTTTTGGGTTGATTCGAGTCGGTCTCGGGTTTATCATCAGGGCCAAAATCTGGCCAGATCCGATCGGATCATTCGAGATCTGGCCTAGATTTTGTCGGAAAACAGCGAAATCTCACCGGATCTCGAAGGATCTAGACCAAATCTTGACGGATCTCGAAAAGATCTTGCCGAATTTGGTCTGAAATTCGTAATAATTCGCCAGAAAGGATAAAGGTCTCAGTTTGGGTCGGGTGTCACAGGTTTTGAAACGAAAAACCGACAACCGACCCACGTGTGGTCAGGTTAGCGAGTTTGGAACCCGCATTCGACTGCCGGAGTTGTCGGATCGGGTGGTGGCGGGTCGAACGTGGGTGGGTTGGCCGGGCTGAGTGGGTATGCGGGCCACGTGGACAACCCTACCTAAAATATTGCTTTTATAAATCATCATGTATTGGTTTATATATCTTTTAACCCATGCCAAAAAGACTTATCCTTGACTATCTGTCTGGGGAAGAGTAATCATCTCGCATGAAATCTCTCACATTTTACTTATGTTCATGGGAAATATTAACGGACATCGCAAGGTGTCCGTTAAGGATAATATGTCGTGGGGTCTATCTAATtataaattagtataaattgatgaagtgactaaaaataatactaaagTGACAAGTGAAACTCAAAAAACTGGCTTTATTAGCTCTACACCATATAAGATTGGTcaaaattctaacaaaaagttaactttattaatataaaattgtttCTTAACAAGTACCGCAAGGTACCCGTTAACATTACCGTATGTTGATTAGCCAATACCCTCTATTTCCACATGAGAAATTGACCATGAGAGCATGTGATGTGTCAACGCACACATAGCATAGTCTCAAGATCATCTGACATGGTCACACTTGATTCGTCCTTCACTTATGTCATCCGTAATTGCTTTTGTACAGGATTTATTCTCTGCTTGAGAACATGAGTATAATGTCTCGAATCTCTATGACCCACCCTGTACGGAAACTTTGGTAAGGCTACTCTTCAATAAAGAAAGTTGAGCGGTAAGACtcgtaaaaaaaaatttgagcaaTAAGACCACCAAGTACCAAgtaaaattctatatatatcttattaattatttgaatattttaatttaagtaaaattatattatttaagtttcaagaaatttaaaattatattctaactaaaattctattgtaaaaaatttcaagaagttaaaaataaatttaatatttatattttaatataataaaactttCACACTACATTCTATCATTGCCATGTCCAATATATATGTAAGCattatgggtccgtttggattaggaatggcaacggatcgggttcgggtcgggtttttTCATACCTGGACCCGACCCGCGGGTCTTAGCCCGAAGCCCGAACCCGGCCCGTTTACTAACCGGGTTTTTTTCCTGGGACCCGGATCTGCCTCCGCCGGGCCCCGTGGGCCCCGTTAAGCCCTGTTAGATTTGGGCCCAATCCAcagcccaaccaaaaaaaaaattttgaatggcCATTGCCAATTTCTCTGcgcatttttttcctttgagtacacaaaatataaattatggagatgagtaaataataaaatttatagaatatagttttaaactcatttttaaaGGAATCCTCTTTGGCCTAATCAGATCTATGATTTCACtttcaaaattacaaaccaaacacaactttcagatctatgattttcatttttccctttcaaaaatcataaactcaaacacaaacacaaactcacacGGTTGAGGCAAactgaacccagaaaaaaaaaaatatggagaaCGAGAGGCCGTGTCATGCTTGTGGCCATGGGCGAGGAAGATGAGATGAGAGGGGCAGAGGACTGTGCGACAATGTGAGATCGGCGACGGCGAGGATGAAACGGAGTTGAGAGAGTAGAGAGCTTGGGACCGATGACACTGACAGAGAGCTTGGAACGGCGACGAAGGCTTGGAACGGCGACGAAGGCTTGGGACGGCGGCTAGAGTTGGACCGGCAGTGAGAGAGTTGGCTGATCTCGCACTGTCGGAGTGAGGGTGAGGAttgagggagggagggagggaggcgTGGGTTCTGAGTATGCTGAAGAACAGAAGAATGAGAGATTAGGTTTAGGGTTAGATTATAagggttatatatataggaggggtatttttgtaatatacAGTACCGGGTTTTTATCCGGGTCGGGTTTCGAGTCGGGTCTcggatttttttataaaacccggacccgacccggatccgcttcgggttttttttttttaaaaaacccatacccgaccctattcttAATCGGACCGGACCGGGTACCCGCGGATCGGgtaaaaattgccatccctagtttggattgagcttatttttgctgaaattgaaaatactgtagtaaaataatttttaaatgtgtgaatagtaccgtaggacccatttttatttttttctgaataaagtggttgtgggtcccatgaacagtgcgtgaacagtgacATTTGTCTCatgaacaataaattttgtCTCCTCCCTGAAACAcgtgaaagcaaaaaaaaaaaaaaaaaaaaaaaaaaaaaaaaaaacaacgaaACACAGGATTCAGCGGAAACTCTGAATCCAAACGTCATCTATGTAGTTAATTTATGTTTTAAGTGgcttaatattatatatatatatatatatatatatatatatatatttatatgatagttttgctaatattttttttcacataagttttagttaaataaatgtccatttaagttgtttaaattttgtgtcaagtgagttaatgagtgcaaaatattaagaatctaatgttaatgaactataaaattaaaaaaaattaaaaaaaaaaaaaaaaccagctacatatactcaataaaaatcaccacacgttctatctaattaaaaattagaaaaaaaaatgatcataagtagtattagatttaggtaagaattttaatatgtgactaattacgtttacattttttaaaaataatttgactaattatttatatttttatataaaaattgtgtttaattttaaatgtatccataTGTATACATGtgttatatactattttttttttttaataatttcactaattattcatatttttataataaaaattatgtttaattttaaatgcatttaTGCGTTTACATGAGTTATATACTagtaactaataataacttgcAATTTAagattgttatgaaaatgttgtatatatagtaTTTCTCAAATCTAATTCACCATTAATTTAGCCATTCTTAAATTCTATATGTTACTTTACTCTTCCTTTTCCTATCAAGCTCAATTGGCTATTTAAGTTTACTCTCAATTATGATTCCATTGGAATTAAAATGCctactattttattttctatatatttgcAGTTGCTCTATCTTTGTTCCTGCAAAAGCTGCCAAAATGCCATCTGATTATATAGTCCCTTCCTAGTGAATgttttctcatttgtttttctgtttatttttttttttcaaatatttttcagtttttctgacggatatatatatatatatattttttttttttggggggggtttTGGCAGTCATGTTTTAAGtgggttgccaatgaaaatGTTCTACGAGTTAAAGatattgtgtttattttaattttctttctattttaaaatttttaattgctttgcaactttttcatatttatgtttggcaatttttattcataatttttttttacccaatttGTTTCAGTCCGAagaatttgtttgtattttttatatttagtatGTATGATCaccagattaaaaaaaaaaaaaaggtatgtatGATCATTTGCcttcaatatatttatataatcttTTGAAGATTAATAACGGACACAACAAAAAGTggcaataattttataatattttcaaattagtaTGTTatattactaaataaaaattaaactgaAAATTGTACGTGATAAATTCATGTGTGAATTGATATGCTAATTTTAGAATGTTTGTAATATTGTTATggatattttgaaattgtttggtaacgttgttctaataacgttgtttatattttttaaaaatacatgtaaatgaaaaaatgtataataataaatataaatttatttggaaaCTAACAAATATTACCCAAAGAACCTTACCAAAGACCATACCAAACGAACGCCTTTATTATCTCAATTGCATTACTCGTATTTAACACTCTTCAATATTGCTTTTGTAATCATCACCTATTCGCTTAGGTATCTTTTTACACTGTTGCCTAAAAGACTTATCCTTGTCTATATGTTTAAGGAAGAGTAGTTATGTTGATTATCCATTACACTCTTTCTTCCAGATGAGAAATTGACCATGAGCAAGTGACGTGTCAACGCAAGCTTGGCTCATTCTCTAGAGGTCATCTGACGTGGTCACAATAGATTGGTCCTTCACTCAAGTCATCCATAATTGCTTTTCTAGTCTTAGCATgactctttagtctttattcTCTGCTCGTGAACCACCAATGAGTCCATGACCCACCCACTTGTACGGACACTTCAGAAAAAGCTATTAATCAATCGACAAGAAAGAAAGTTGAGCAACACGACGTAGGACAAATATATTCTCACACCCATTCattaatttatgatttatttgtgctattGTTTTACTGGTTGACGAAAAGTGATTTGTCCATAAAAGTTTCAACAAATTACAAAGTTAAAttcttctaatatatatatttctaatatatatatatatatatatatataactatcgCATATCTTtgatgcgatggtcactccataagtataagtacttATAGAGTGTGGGGAGCAAGGACCGGAGATCAAGTTTTCAGGAAAGatcttcacacacatatacactttaagttagagtagaaattctatcttgtataaaaatatacaCTTTAGGTGTGTCCCAATGTCCCTACCAATTATTGACAAGTTGAGTACTATAAGAACTTTGTATCAACCgatgaaaattagaaaaaaaaaatgcttaattttatatatctaaTTCCCAAAATTATCTATATTAGTTaagtaaaaaatgtgtaaatttgtaaaattactGTAGTAATCGTGTAAATTTATACTAGCgctattcattttgcatttaattttttattccaaaagaAGAGAATAGATAGGAGTTGTTGtgtaaaaaaagagaaacaattaaaaaaattaagaaaaattgatattttaataaaattgagttaaaaatagataatctgatatgggtatttttgaaaagtagttatgtaaaataaaaagaaagtagcttcttatattataataaacaaatacttttaCATGAttcgatttttttatttttttttagaagatacaGTAACTGATTTGAATGCTCTAATATTTTTAGTTTCCACTCCCTACagataactttttctttttctctttttttttctttttttttttttttttttgatggaaagatATAGAACTTCGTTAAGTACCAGGGCAACTTTTTCTCTTGATTGGTCACACAAAGCAGCAAATTTCCAAGCGattcaattatatatacaatctttaaaattaaaatatttacaaatattaaaaaattaggttcttatattataataaacaaatatttttatatgaaccaagtttttttttttagaaatacaagaACCAATTTGAATGTtctaatatttttagttttcaccCTTAggaataactttttctttttctctttttttttttggttgtaattaagagcaactttttcttttttgaagccACAGAgtaactttttctctctttatttcccctttttctttatGGGAAGACAAAGAACttcattaaggaaaaaaaaacagcaaattTCCACAAGCAGCCagggtaactttttttttttttctcttgattggTCACACCAAGCAACAGATTTCTAATCGATTCAATCATATATAcaatcattaaaattaaaatatttgcaaatattaaaagaaagtagtttcttatattataataaacaaatatttttacacagaccttttttttgagaaaatacaaGAACCAATTTGAATGCtctaatatttttacttttcacTCATAggaataactttttctttttctcttttttcctttttcctttttcctcttctctttctcttcttcttcttcttcttcttcttctttttattttttattttttattttttttatgggaagacAAGGaactttatttagaaaaaaaaaagtagcaaatttCCACAAGAAGCCAGGGTAACTTTTTCTCTTGATTGGTCACACAAGCACCAAATTTCTAAGcaattcaattatatataccatcattaaaaaaaaaaaaaaaaaaaaaaaacatttacaaatataaatgaATGAGAGAGAGTCTAATGACCCATTTAGTAGAAGAGTTTGAGAaatattgtttataattttttaaaatatataagtaaaaaagtatataagtatccgtgtaatgttgtttttaaacaaaaaatatatatttttaagataCTCTATCAATCACGCCAAAACGCTTTGTGCACGTTACCTTTCTTCCTCATTAAGTCATGTATTTGTTTTAGTCTGAGGAATTGACTTAGGATTGACAACAAAAGACAACGAGAGAGTAAGAGACACTGACACAGTGACACTCTCTGAGTTCTTTCGCCTTCTTCATGAGCTTTGGTTATTTTCATTCTCTCTGGTGAGACTCTGACACTTAAGACTCCTATATACGTGATATTCTTTCTTCATCTGCAAGTTTCATTGATGTGGGTGTCTACTGAAACTAATCAAACTTCAAAGGGACTgtctttttgtcatttcttttactgggtcaaattttttgtgtttgtattattattctttttctgGGTTGAAATTGGTTGGGATTTTGCAAGTAGTAAAGGGATTGATGCATCTTTGCTTTAGTTCCTATGAGGGTTTGCTTGTGTTGCTTTATACTACtatgtttgtttgattaatttgatTATGAGCATTATTATTCTTTGGGTTAGTTCCTTTGCTGCATCTCTTTCTCTAGTTCTTTTGCTTGGCTTACTAGATAATCTATgagttctttaattttttctgCTTATTTTCAAACTGCTACTTAGTTAAAAAATGAACTTTCTTCTTATAATAATGGGTCATATTATCAATAAAGAGCCAAAGCCACTGTTCTTCcacttgtttttctttggagAATAACATGGTGATTAAACAATTCACCAGTCACATTGAAGGGTAGGGACCTGGAGCATTTTAATTTGCTACACAGTAGATCAAAACCCTCACAAGCATGTGGCCTTATCATAATTGTTGGGAAGAGTGAGATTCATATGGCCTAGTCTCGACAAATTGTCACAAATGTAGGAATAGACAGATGTTTAGGACTGAAGAGCGAACCTATACATAAAGGGGCtaatgatttgtttgtacttATTGTCAAGCTCAGATTTATAATCCTACCATTAGTTAATTCGACAATCTAGTCCAAGATTTAACCATTCTTGCTTAGGGATTACTAGAATTTGTGAGTTACTAGATTTGCTTTTGATCTATGATCCTACCCATAGTTAGTTTAACAATCTAGTCTGAGATTTCACACTCTTGTGCAGAGTTTGATTAGAATTTTTGAAgtagtggattttcttttgaaagtgAGAATCACGTTCTTTTAAGTGTTTAGTGGCAGTTGAAGTACATCCAAAATCTTAGTGGTTGCTTCGtatttaaatttgtgtttctttatttgattgtgaCATGACCACGTGGTGATGTAGTAAAAATGAGAGGACTAATTGGTGAGGTAGCAGCGTTTATGTAACAAGGAGGTGATGCACAAAAATGAAGCGATAGATTAAGATTGGAAATCAATTTTTCAGGAAGACTAAGAGTGATGGATCTTATGATGATAGTTACAAAATCCTTAGACAATCCTTGCTTTCTCTAACTGCATCTGGTTATAGATTGAGATTCCTTCAAAATATGACTTTTGGATGCTCATAGAAATGTCTAATGTCTGGTCTGGAAGTATCCATACTATGGACTTGATTTCGGGATAATAATTGTCTTTTGCATGTATATGgtaaacttgattttcttacCTTTCTTGCATTGATAGAGACTTTGTTGGttatttccttatttattttctagttaTTGTGAACTTTCACTAAGTTATGCAATTTTACTTCAAGAATAATTGGGGTTTAAACACTTTCAAAACCTTTATCATTTATACTAATTATTGCAATACAGACTTCACTATCTCCATAAATTTTTATGACATACACCCACCACAATGGTGGGTACCGCTCCAGCATAAATGGAGGCAGTGTTGTTTTACTATTGTACTTATACTGACATTTGAGAAGTGGGAGTTCAGTGCCaagaaattaattattcaaaatagTGTAGATTTGCAACATTCAGTAAggtatttattttatcattaattTCTATGAAAGAAGGGATAAATTCTTTACTGTCTTGACAGAAAGACtaagtagtttttttatttatttatttatttttttattttttcctggTTTATGATATATTGTGCACATGCAAAGTaaaatgtaatatatttttgttgatgaCTTGTGGCAGAATAGATTTCTGGTAAAATTAATTGGATTGGATGGGTAAGACAATTCAGTTGAATGGATTCCCTTCGAATGTGACTGTAGCGACTGTTAAACGGTTTGTGGAGCAACATACAGGTGAAGGAACTGTTTATGCTATTAAGATTAGGCAAAGCAGAGGTGTGCGTCCAGCGGCATATGCTATCATTCAATTCACCACCACCAGATGTGCTGAATTAATTATCTCCTTAGGGTTATGGTATGGGACATCTTATCTGAGGGCTCGGGAAATGGAGCGTGACATTGTACCAAAGCCAAGAACTTTTCTGCATagcatggaaaatataaaactgCATCTTGGTTGTCAGATCTCAAatgaaaaatttgtaattttatggaATGCGGTGAATGTTTCAGTGAATTTTGGGATTGGATTACGGaagttacaattttttctttcccatAATTATGTGGAATACAGACTCGATCTTTATTACGAGAATATTTGGCAGATTGAGTTATGTCATCCACGCAGTCAAGATACTAAGCATCTTTTGATTCAGGTTGGTctgttttgatttgattgttcattttaaaataaaaaataaaatacctgGTTATCTTTTCTTTAGCTAAACAAATAGTGTTATTTAAGTGTTGATTCCTCCATTGTCTTGTTTGAACGATTTGCATGTTTTACTTTGTTGAAATTACTCATGTGAACACCGGTTTTATCATattcaaattacaaatataaCCTCACAAGGGTTAAGAATTAcaaatgtaaataatatttggACTATATATTCAAAAAAGTTCATCTATCAATGAACTATGGCTCAACTGGCAATTCTTTCATAATAGTGGGTTCAATACCTACTGGGTGTGTGTAGTTTACCAATATAAAAAGGATTCATACTATCTTCTTTAATCATCACATCCTTGCACATAAACTCAGAAGTTCTAACTTTGATTTTCTGTCTTCTGTAGTAAACAACTACATTCCCAGTAGAACTCATGAGTGCAACACTTGTGATGCatatataaattgaatttttttttaatgtaaaataatgtttttggtAGTTAGTTATCTAGTGCAAGGTTCATATAAAGATACATTTTTGTGTCTAGTATGAAAATCAACTACTTCATAAGCATATACTCTAGCTATATATTTATGCTTGCAATAGCTATTAACAAAACATGGTGTATTCTCTGTAAGTACCAAATGACTTTACTTTTTCTCTAACACTAACTGGTAGTTGACATTCACAGAAGGattcttataattatttatattataatattttttatttttgttttaattgttagTTATTTGGCGCTCCTCGGATTTATGAGAAGGCTATGCTCACTTCAGGAAGTGAATTTGAAGATCCTAATCTTAATTATTTCATGCATATTCCTGATGACCAATGGATTCGTGCAACTGATTTCACTCCATCATGCTATATTGGGCAATCTTCTGCTTTGTGTTTGGAACTTCCTTCTGATCACCAGCTTCCAAATTTTCGGGAGAACTTTGGTTATTACAGAGAAAGTGAAGAAAGATATATTTTGGAAACTGGGTCTAGTTTTTCTTCCAATATGGATTTGGTGCCTATTGTTGGCCCTCCGCCTGGGATTACTTTACCATTTGATATCTTGTTTAAAATTAACTCGTTGGTTCAACATGGCTGTCTTGCAGGACCAACACTTGATGCTAGTTTTTATCGCTTGGTTGATCCAAGAAGAATGAATATTGCCTTAATAGAATATGCCCTGGAgaaactttatcatttaaaagaATGTTGGCAGGAGCCTTCAAGGTGGCTTAGTGAGCAGTATAGAAAGTACCTCACATCACGACATCCTCCAAAGTCGCCTGTTATATCATTAGACTCTGGGTTGGTGTATGTACGTAGGGTTCAAATAACACCTTCTAAAGTTTACTTTTGTGGTCCAGAAATTAATGTGTCAAATCGTGTCTTGCGCAATTTTCATGAAGATATTGATAATTTTCTTCGTGTCTCCTTTGTTGATGAGGAATTGGATAAACTGCATTCAACAGATTTATCTCCACGTGCATCTTCTGGTAATGAGGATAGGAGAACTGGAATCTACAAAAGAATTCTATCTATTCTTAGAAATGGCATAGTTATTGGTgataaaaagtttgaatttcttgcattctcatCAAGTCAATTACGAGAAAATTCCACGTGGATGTTTGCTTCAAGAAATGGACGTAATGCTGATGATATCAGAGAGTGGATGGGCATTTTTCATCAGATTAGAAATGTGGCGACATATGCTGCCAGATTGGGTCAATCCTTTGGTTCATCCACAGAAACTCTTAGTGTTGAAAAGCATGAAATTGAAGTTATTCCTGATGTAGAGGTTGTTCAGGATGGGGTCAAGTATGTCTTCTCTGATGGAATTGGGAAAATATCTTCTGAATTTGCTAAGGAAGTAGCTTTAAAATGCAGTTGTAAAGGACACACTCCATCTGCCTATCAGATTCGATACGGTGGGTACAAAGGTGTTGTCGCAGTTGATCCAACCTCATCTGCGAAATTATCATTAAGGAAGAGCATGTCCAAGTATGAATCAGAAAACACAAAACTAGATGTTTTGGCACATACCAAGTTTCAGCCTTGTTATCTGAATCGCCAATTGATCACCCTTTTGTCTACCCTTGGAGTTGAGGATTatgtttttgagaaaaaacaaaaagaagctGTAGACCAACTTGATGCTATATTACTAGATCCGTTAAGGGCACAGGAGGCTTTGGATTTGATGTCCCCAGGAGAGAATACCAATGTTCTAAAGGAAATACTCAAGTGTGGTTATAGGCCTGATTCTGAACCATTTCTTTCTATGATGCTGCAGACATTCCGGGCATCAAAGTTGTTGGAATTGCGGATTAAAACAAGGATATTTATTCCAGATGGAAGGGCAATGATGGGATGTCTAGATGAAACTAGAACTTTGGAATATGGTCAGGTATTTGTGCAATTTTCTAGTAATAATTACAAGCTTAGGCAGCTACACAATGATTTCAGCATGTGTAGCGGCAGTGGATCAGATCAGCGATTTGTTCTTAAGGGGAAGATAGTAGTTGCAAAAAACCCCTGCTTGCACCCTGGGGATGTGCGTGTTTTGGAGGCCGTTAATGTGTTAGCTTTGCACCATATGGTGGACTGTGTTGTTTTTCCCCAAAAAGGATTTAGGTAAATTAAATCTCCTAGTACTTCTTCAACTTTATCCTTGAATAATGTTATTTGAATCATAGGTgacaacttttatttttgtctctctcATCTTTATGTGAAAGCACCATTTTGTTATTGAGCTAGCTAGATTCTACCTGTTGTCTGCAAGAATAAATTCTCTGTAGACGATATGTTGCAACTGTGACTGCAGTGGATAAATTTACGTGAAGtccttcaatttttatatttgactACTACAAGGCTTAGTCACCTCTCTTTCTAGTTAGCAAATGATTTTGTCAACTATGCTTGTCATTTGTTAAAACATGGATATGGGTTTGGGATGTTGTGGTCTTCCTATTAGAGTTATACTCGCAAAATCCCCAAAAGGGAAATAATAACATAATTATGGTTCAACTAAATGTTTAACTACCTTATGTTTTCTCTTACAGAGGAATCAAGTGTCTATGCTACATGGGACTTCACTTTCCCTTGAAGTTTTTAAGTTTCGGATTTATGTGATGTTGACAATTTGACATACACCTGAACTAATTTGTGTATTTTGAGTCTAATGTAATTTTTCACCTAGGATTTTGGCTTTAGTGGCAAGATAACCCATTATTATCAAATACTATATGCTTTGTCTATAACATCATCAGTTAGTTTATATGTGGCAGAATGTTGTTCGTTCTTTTGAATGCTATTTAGTGGAATTTTCTAAAGATGATTGTGACTGACagttatttgatttttataagGCCTCATCCAAATGAGTGTTCGGGTTGTGACTTGGATGGAGATATCTACTTCGTCTGTTGGGATCCTGAACTCCTTCCACCTCGGCAAATTCAGCCAATGGATTACTCTCCAGCACAAAGTCTGCAGTTGGATCATGATGTTACCATTGAGGTATAGCTGTCTTGGATAAATGATAGCATGTTTAAATAATTGGGCAGccctttttttcccctatgTTTTAATCTAAATGTAGGTTCTCTTAATGTTCTTTTGGCAAGCTCTTGTGTTCTTATTTTGCCCTTATATCAAGGTATCTCAATGTTATAATTCATGATATCTCTATTCCCCATTCCCCTCTTGTGTGGCTTGATGTCATTATAACTGTTGTGCCAAACACACAAAGCAATAAAATAGTAAGCACCACAATACACAAATGTTTCCATAAATTCTATGTCTAAATCCATGGACAACACCAATGATGGTGCAACAATAGCGTGGTAGAAGCAAAAGTGGTGTGGTTTTAAAAGTCTAGTTATATGTGTCTTAGGgttaaaacaattttaatttggggtttAATATAACTAGTTGTggttaattttgtatttaga
This genomic stretch from Quercus lobata isolate SW786 chromosome 3, ValleyOak3.0 Primary Assembly, whole genome shotgun sequence harbors:
- the LOC115979509 gene encoding RNA-dependent RNA polymerase 1-like; the encoded protein is MGKTIQLNGFPSNVTVATVKRFVEQHTGEGTVYAIKIRQSRGVRPAAYAIIQFTTTRCAELIISLGLWYGTSYLRAREMERDIVPKPRTFLHSMENIKLHLGCQISNEKFVILWNAVNVSVNFGIGLRKLQFFLSHNYVEYRLDLYYENIWQIELCHPRSQDTKHLLIQLFGAPRIYEKAMLTSGSEFEDPNLNYFMHIPDDQWIRATDFTPSCYIGQSSALCLELPSDHQLPNFRENFGYYRESEERYILETGSSFSSNMDLVPIVGPPPGITLPFDILFKINSLVQHGCLAGPTLDASFYRLVDPRRMNIALIEYALEKLYHLKECWQEPSRWLSEQYRKYLTSRHPPKSPVISLDSGLVYVRRVQITPSKVYFCGPEINVSNRVLRNFHEDIDNFLRVSFVDEELDKLHSTDLSPRASSGNEDRRTGIYKRILSILRNGIVIGDKKFEFLAFSSSQLRENSTWMFASRNGRNADDIREWMGIFHQIRNVATYAARLGQSFGSSTETLSVEKHEIEVIPDVEVVQDGVKYVFSDGIGKISSEFAKEVALKCSCKGHTPSAYQIRYGGYKGVVAVDPTSSAKLSLRKSMSKYESENTKLDVLAHTKFQPCYLNRQLITLLSTLGVEDYVFEKKQKEAVDQLDAILLDPLRAQEALDLMSPGENTNVLKEILKCGYRPDSEPFLSMMLQTFRASKLLELRIKTRIFIPDGRAMMGCLDETRTLEYGQVFVQFSSNNYKLRQLHNDFSMCSGSGSDQRFVLKGKIVVAKNPCLHPGDVRVLEAVNVLALHHMVDCVVFPQKGFRPHPNECSGCDLDGDIYFVCWDPELLPPRQIQPMDYSPAQSLQLDHDVTIEEVQEYFTNYIVNDSLGIIANAHTAFADKEPTKAMSNSCIELAKLFSIAVDFPKTGVPAEIPHELHVKDYPDFMEKPDKPTYISENVIGKLFREVKDITPNTSYFKSFTAEVAMQSYDSDMEVDGFEDFIDDAVYYKGNYDYKLGNMMDYYGIKTEAEILSGNIMRMGKSFTKRRDAEAITMAVKSLRKEARAWFNEKGSDLDSEAEDVYAKASAWYHVTYHYSYWGTYNEGMNRDHFLSFPWCVYDKLVHIKKEKARKRMALSSLEHQFSRGLRLS